The following are encoded in a window of Ricinus communis isolate WT05 ecotype wild-type chromosome 4, ASM1957865v1, whole genome shotgun sequence genomic DNA:
- the LOC8284873 gene encoding CTP synthase, whose product MKYVLVTGGVVSGLGKGVTASSIGVLLKACGLRVTSIKIDPYLNTDAGTMSPFEHGEVFVLDDGGEVDLDLGNYERFLDIKLTCDNNITTGKIYQSVIDKERRGDYLGKTVQVVPHITNAIQEWIERVSKVPVDGKEGPADVCVIELGGTIGDIESMPFIEALGQFSYRVGPGNFCLIHVSLVPVINVVGEQKTKPTQHSVRGLRGLGLTPNILACRSSKELDENVKLKLSQFCHVPAENIVTLYDVPNIWHIPLLLRDQKAHESILKVLNLLGFARAPDLQEWTARTKVCDMLHDPVRIAMVGKYTGLSDSYLSVLKALLHASVACCRKLIVEWVAAGDLEEVTAIEAPDVYNAAWNLLKGADGVLVPGGFGDRGVQGKILAAKYARENKVPFLGICLGMQIAVIEFAQSVLGLNNANSTEFDPETSNPCVIFMPEGSKTHMGGTMRLGSRRTYFKVPDCKSAKLYGNVSFVDERHRHRYEVNPDMISLFEDAGLSFVGRDETGRRMEIIELLGHPYFVGVQFHPEFKSRPGKPSAVFLGLIAAACGQLESVLKSFGHASKLSNGLSNGKSTAKAYQNGNGVKSCNGSLNGVYSNGNGVHF is encoded by the exons atgaagtatGTATTGGTGACTGGTGGTGTGGTTAGTGGACTTGGTAAAGGTGTCACTGCCAGTAGTATTGGCGTTCTTCTTAAAGCTTGTGGTCTCCGTGTAACTTCTATCAAGATTG ACCCTTACCTAAACACTGATGCAGGGACCATGTCTCCTTTTGAGCATGGGGAGGTCTTTGTACTAGATGATGGTGGCGAG GTGGATTTAGACCTTGGCAACTATGAGCGGTTTCTAGATATCAAGCTAACCTGTGACAACAATATCACAACTGGCAAAATATATCAG TCTGTGATTGACAAAGAGAGAAGAGGAGATTATCTTGGAAAGACTGTACAG GTAGTTCCACACATTACCAATGCCATCCAAGAATGGATAGAGCGTGTATCAAAGGTACCTGTGGATGGAAAGGAAGGTCCAGCTGATGTTTGCGTGATTGAATTAGGCGGAACTATAG GGGACATTGAATCTATGCCGTTTATTGAGGCACTTGGGCAATTTTCATATCGTGTAG GACCTGGAAATTTCTGCTTGATCCATGTCAGCCTTGTGCCTGTTATAAATGTCGTCGGTGAACAG AAAACAAAGCCAACCCAGCATAGTGTTCGGGGGCTAAGAGGACTGGGGTTGACACCAAACATCTTAGCTTGTCGTAGTTCAAAg GAACTTGATGAGAATGTTAAGTTAAAGCTCTCTCAGTTTTGCCATGTGCCG GCTGAAAACATTGTTACATTATATGATGTTCCAAACATTTGGCACATTCCTTTGCTATTAAGA gatcAAAAGGCGCATGAATCAATCTTGAAAGTACTGAACCTTTTAGG CTTTGCCAGGGCGCCAGATTTGCAGGAATGGACTGCCAGGACAAAAGTTTGTGACATGCTTCATGATCCT GTTAGAATTGCCATGGTTGGAAAGTATACTGGTCTTTCAGATTCCTACCTCTCTGTCTTGAAG GCTCTTTTGCATGCTTCAGTTGCTTGCTGCCGGAAGCTTATTGTAGAATGGGTTGCAGCTGGTGATCTAGAAGAAGTTACTGCAATAGAG GCTCCTGATGTTTATAATGCTGCATGGAATCTTTTGAAG GGAGCTGATGGTGTCCTAGTACCAGGAGGGTTTGGTGATAGAGGGGTACAAGGAAAAATCCTTGCTGCAAAATATGCTCGTGAAAACAAAGTTCCATTTCTGGGCATTTGCTTAGGAATGCAAATTGCTGTCATTGAATTTGCCCAATCTGTTCTTGGGTTGAATAATGCAAACAGTACAGAATTTGATCCTGAAACTtctaatccttgtgtcatatTTATGCCCGAG gGTTCAAAAACACACATGGGAGGAACCATGCGTCTGGGATCAAGGAGGACATATTTCAAGGTTCCTGATTGTAAATCTGCAAAGTT GTATGGGAATGTCAGCTTTGTTGATGAGCGACATAGGCATAGATATGAG gTCAATCCTGACATGATATCTCTATTTGAAGATGCTGGTTTGTCATTTGTTGGCAGAGATGAAACTGGTCGGCGAATGGAG ATTATCGAATTGCTTGGTCATCCATATTTTGTTGGTGTTCAGTTTCACCCTGAGTTCAAATCTAGGCCAGGAAAACCTTCTGCTGTTTTCTTAG GACTTATAGCAGCAGCGTGTGGGCAGTTGGAATCTGTCTTAAAAAGTTTTGGCCACGCAAGCAAGCTGTCAAATGGATTGAGCAATGGAAAATCAACTGCAAAAGCATACCAAAACGGAAATGGTGTTAAGTCTTGCAATGGTTCATTGAATGGCGTGTATAGCAATGGAAATGGTGTGCATTTTTAA